The proteins below are encoded in one region of Amycolatopsis magusensis:
- a CDS encoding Clp protease N-terminal domain-containing protein, with protein MFERFTADARATVVSAQEAAREAGAGEVGAEHLLIALRDSAGGPARELLDARLPDQAGLIAQFEEIRRRGGLSDADTEALEQLGIDVFKIVDAVERSHGEFALAGRGSRRRGRFGHVPFSKSAKSALERSLREALEIGDRYIGVEHLLLALTVEPGPAADQLVAYGVDHATVRMALSHRRTA; from the coding sequence ATGTTCGAGCGATTCACCGCCGACGCGCGGGCCACGGTGGTCAGCGCGCAGGAAGCGGCGCGCGAGGCCGGGGCCGGGGAGGTCGGGGCCGAGCACCTGCTGATCGCCCTGCGGGACAGCGCCGGAGGCCCGGCGAGGGAACTGCTCGACGCGCGACTGCCCGACCAGGCCGGGTTGATCGCGCAGTTCGAGGAGATCCGCCGCCGCGGCGGACTCAGCGACGCCGACACCGAAGCACTGGAACAACTGGGCATCGACGTGTTCAAGATCGTCGACGCGGTCGAACGGTCACACGGGGAGTTCGCGCTGGCGGGCCGCGGTTCGCGCCGTCGCGGGCGGTTCGGGCACGTGCCGTTCAGCAAGTCCGCCAAGTCCGCCTTGGAGCGCAGCCTGCGCGAGGCGCTGGAGATCGGCGACCGGTACATCGGCGTGGAGCACCTGCTGCTCGCGCTCACTGTGGAGCCGGGCCCCGCCGCTGACCAGCTCGTCGCGTATGGCGTCGACCACGCGACCGTCCGGATGGCGCTCTCACACCGCCGTACCGCGTGA
- a CDS encoding helix-turn-helix domain-containing protein, with the protein MTEATDLAERAGDRDPRVGLRAVAALRRLLEQLEAVQVRSARVHGWSWQEIAGELGVTRQAVHKKYGRS; encoded by the coding sequence ATGACGGAAGCGACGGATCTGGCCGAGCGGGCGGGCGACCGCGATCCCCGGGTGGGATTGCGGGCCGTCGCCGCGCTCCGCCGGTTGCTGGAACAACTCGAAGCGGTGCAGGTGCGCAGTGCGCGGGTGCACGGCTGGTCGTGGCAGGAGATCGCCGGCGAGCTGGGCGTGACCCGCCAGGCCGTGCACAAGAAGTACGGGAGGAGCTGA
- a CDS encoding D-cysteine desulfhydrase family protein produces the protein MKLDRFPRVRLGTWPTPLEEAPRLSDALGTTVLLKRDDVNGLGVGGNKLRKLEFLLGRALADGADTVLTFGALQTNHGRQTAAACAKLGLRCELVLTAKVPRDGEAYERSGNIILDHLFGANVHRCADEVETGATYDRLVAEAAAEGRKVATLPVGGSDEVGLLGYVAAAAEIREQLDGRHARILVPQGSGGTAAGLALGWAGRLDIACVGHSAAESGETLSTLVDAGARHLGIEPPALDHVRITDRTLGPGYGVPTDEVWEALRLFGRTEGVVLDPVYTGKTAAALLAEPRPEEGPVVFWHTGGLPGVFGYGPEALTAVS, from the coding sequence ATGAAGCTCGATCGGTTCCCCCGCGTCCGCCTCGGCACCTGGCCGACCCCACTGGAGGAGGCGCCCCGGCTGAGCGACGCGCTCGGCACCACCGTGCTGCTCAAACGCGACGACGTGAACGGGCTCGGCGTGGGAGGGAACAAGCTGCGCAAGCTGGAGTTCCTGCTCGGGCGGGCGCTCGCCGACGGCGCCGACACGGTGCTCACCTTCGGCGCGCTGCAGACCAACCACGGGCGCCAGACCGCCGCCGCGTGCGCGAAGCTCGGGCTGCGCTGCGAGCTGGTGCTGACCGCGAAGGTGCCGCGCGACGGGGAAGCGTACGAACGTTCGGGCAACATCATCCTCGACCACCTCTTCGGCGCGAACGTCCACCGCTGCGCCGACGAGGTGGAGACCGGGGCGACCTACGACCGGCTCGTCGCGGAAGCGGCGGCCGAGGGCCGGAAGGTGGCGACGCTGCCGGTCGGCGGCTCGGACGAGGTCGGCCTCCTGGGCTACGTCGCGGCCGCCGCGGAGATCCGCGAGCAACTCGACGGACGGCACGCGCGGATCCTGGTGCCGCAGGGCAGCGGGGGTACCGCGGCCGGGCTGGCGCTCGGCTGGGCCGGCCGGCTGGACATCGCGTGCGTGGGCCATTCCGCGGCGGAGTCCGGGGAAACCCTGAGCACGCTGGTCGACGCCGGCGCGCGGCACCTCGGTATCGAGCCGCCCGCGCTGGACCACGTGCGGATCACCGACCGCACCCTCGGCCCCGGCTACGGTGTGCCGACCGACGAGGTGTGGGAAGCGCTGCGCCTGTTCGGCCGGACCGAGGGCGTGGTGCTGGATCCGGTCTACACCGGGAAAACCGCGGCGGCGCTGCTCGCCGAACCGCGGCCGGAAGAGGGTCCCGTGGTGTTCTGGCACACCGGTGGACTACCCGGTGTTTTCGGCTACGGCCCGGAAGCCCTCACCGCGGTCAGCTGA
- the yczE gene encoding membrane protein YczE — translation MAQLELHPVKATVDPARRFPQLIGGLALYGASMAMLTRAGLGLDPWDVLHEGVMKQIGLSFGVVTALASLLVLLLWIPLRQRPGIGTVLNVLIISVTVDLVRLVLPDQHTLFWQVVLLVGGVVLNALATATYVGARLGPGPRDGLMTGLATRTGWSVRVVRTLIEVTVLAGGWLLGGTVGLGTVLYAVSIGPLTQWMLGYVAWRPRSKDSRGTAV, via the coding sequence GTGGCCCAGTTGGAACTACACCCCGTCAAGGCGACCGTCGACCCCGCGCGCCGCTTCCCGCAGCTGATCGGCGGGCTCGCGCTCTACGGCGCGAGCATGGCGATGCTGACTCGAGCCGGGCTCGGCCTGGACCCGTGGGACGTGCTGCACGAGGGCGTGATGAAGCAGATCGGCCTGTCCTTCGGGGTGGTCACCGCGCTGGCTTCGCTGCTCGTGCTGCTGCTGTGGATCCCGCTGCGCCAGCGGCCCGGCATCGGCACCGTGCTCAACGTGCTGATCATCTCGGTCACCGTGGACCTGGTCCGGCTGGTGCTGCCCGATCAGCACACCCTGTTCTGGCAGGTGGTGCTGCTGGTCGGCGGCGTGGTGCTGAACGCGCTGGCCACCGCCACCTACGTCGGCGCCCGCCTCGGCCCCGGCCCGCGCGACGGGCTGATGACCGGACTGGCCACCCGTACCGGCTGGTCGGTCCGGGTGGTGCGGACGCTGATCGAGGTGACCGTGCTGGCCGGTGGCTGGCTGCTCGGCGGCACCGTCGGCCTCGGCACCGTGCTCTACGCGGTGTCGATCGGCCCGCTCACCCAGTGGATGCTCGGGTACGTGGCCTGGCGGCCGCGCTCGAAGGACTCACGCGGTACGGCGGTGTGA
- a CDS encoding pyridoxal phosphate-dependent aminotransferase, with product MREPALVPRLQPFTSTIFAEMTALAVSTGAVNLGQGFPDTDGPAAMLDAAKDALFGGANQYPPGPGRPELRRAISAHRARYGLEYDPDGEILVTAGATEAIAASLLALTEPGDEVIVIEPYYDSYAASVALAGATRRVVSLVERDGRFALDTDAVRAAITPKTRAILVNSPHNPTGTVFTRAELTALAGLCVEHDLLVITDEVYEHLVFDDAEHLPLATFPGMRERTVGISSAGKTFNCTGWKIGWVCSTPELVAAVKAAKQFMTFVSGGPLQPAVAYALEHELDWVERLRTSLSGKRDRLAAGLAEAGFAVRPSAGTYFICADVRPLGFTDAAELAWQLPERVGVAAVPVKVFTDHPDEWQHVLRFAFCKRDEVLDEAIQRLHKLST from the coding sequence GTGCGCGAACCAGCTCTAGTCCCACGCCTGCAGCCGTTCACTTCGACCATCTTCGCCGAGATGACCGCGCTGGCGGTGTCCACCGGCGCGGTCAACCTCGGCCAGGGATTCCCCGACACCGACGGCCCCGCCGCCATGCTCGACGCGGCCAAGGACGCCCTGTTCGGCGGCGCGAACCAGTACCCGCCGGGCCCTGGACGGCCGGAGCTGCGCCGGGCGATCAGCGCCCACCGCGCCCGCTACGGCCTCGAGTACGACCCCGACGGCGAGATCCTCGTCACGGCGGGCGCCACCGAGGCCATCGCCGCCAGCCTGCTCGCGCTCACCGAACCCGGCGACGAGGTGATCGTGATCGAGCCGTACTACGACTCCTACGCCGCCTCGGTCGCGCTGGCCGGGGCCACCCGGCGCGTGGTGTCGCTGGTCGAGCGGGACGGCCGGTTCGCGCTGGACACCGACGCCGTGCGTGCCGCGATCACCCCGAAGACCCGCGCGATCCTGGTCAACTCCCCGCACAACCCGACCGGCACGGTGTTCACCCGCGCCGAGCTGACCGCCCTCGCCGGGCTCTGCGTGGAACACGACCTGCTGGTCATCACCGACGAGGTCTACGAGCACCTGGTCTTCGACGACGCCGAGCACCTGCCGCTGGCCACGTTCCCCGGCATGCGCGAGCGCACGGTCGGCATCTCCAGCGCCGGGAAGACGTTCAACTGCACCGGCTGGAAGATCGGCTGGGTCTGCTCGACGCCGGAGCTGGTCGCCGCGGTGAAGGCGGCCAAGCAGTTCATGACCTTCGTCTCCGGTGGGCCGCTGCAGCCCGCGGTGGCCTACGCGCTGGAGCACGAGCTGGACTGGGTCGAGCGGTTGCGCACCTCGCTGTCCGGCAAGCGCGACCGGCTGGCCGCCGGGCTGGCCGAGGCCGGGTTCGCCGTGCGGCCGAGCGCGGGCACCTACTTCATCTGCGCCGACGTCCGTCCGCTCGGCTTCACCGACGCCGCCGAGCTGGCCTGGCAGCTGCCGGAGCGGGTCGGCGTGGCCGCCGTTCCGGTCAAGGTCTTCACAGACCACCCGGACGAGTGGCAGCACGTGCTGAGGTTCGCTTTCTGTAAGCGCGACGAGGTGCTCGACGAGGCGATCCAGCGACTGCACAAGTTATCCACATAG
- a CDS encoding RNA polymerase sigma factor codes for MSEVDLRRLVPRVLTGERGALDLLARACVRLALRVARAHRLGDADAWDVGQDTWIALAARIGTLREPARLPGWLVTTARRRALRVLAGRRREVLCARDLPDRADEAPTPEAVALNTERRRTFWRLAGALPRRHRLLLCLLADHPELTHTQLAAELGIAVGSVGPLRRRCFDRMRRLLVAEGLCG; via the coding sequence GTGTCCGAAGTGGACTTGAGGCGGCTGGTGCCACGGGTGCTGACCGGCGAGCGCGGGGCGCTGGACCTGCTCGCGCGGGCCTGCGTGCGGCTGGCGCTGCGGGTCGCGCGGGCCCACCGGCTCGGTGACGCCGACGCGTGGGACGTCGGCCAGGACACCTGGATCGCGCTGGCCGCCCGCATCGGCACGCTCCGGGAACCGGCGCGGCTGCCCGGCTGGCTGGTCACCACCGCCCGCCGCCGCGCGCTGCGGGTGCTCGCCGGACGCCGTCGTGAAGTGCTCTGCGCCCGCGACCTGCCCGACCGCGCCGACGAGGCACCGACCCCGGAAGCCGTGGCGCTGAACACCGAGCGCAGGCGCACTTTCTGGCGCCTGGCCGGGGCCCTGCCGCGGCGGCACCGGCTGCTGCTGTGCCTGCTCGCCGACCACCCCGAGCTGACGCACACCCAGCTCGCGGCCGAACTCGGCATCGCCGTCGGCAGCGTCGGCCCGCTGCGGCGGCGGTGCTTCGACCGGATGCGCCGGTTGCTCGTGGCAGAAGGGCTATGTGGATAA
- the yczR gene encoding MocR-like transcription factor YczR, which translates to MNEALPPGGRVSGTRLAAMLGVWRKSGSRQGAGDLAAAIELQVHDGQLPLGTRLPAERELADALGASRTMVGAALDRLRANGVVASRRGSGSWITSPRRTGLEAEPLGRGLIDFVRAAPPAVAGLMPAVDAARQLLAVELPEHGYFDQGLPLLRERIAARFTARGLPTTPAEVMITNGAHHAFVLALRMLAGPGDRVLVEQPTYPNALEAIRGVHATAVPVALGDHGWDLDGMEAVLRQASPRLAYLVVDFQNPTGHRLDAAGRERLGTLLTRARTPAVIDETLVELDLEGDPLDGPPPLGRFAPDWTITIGSASKSHWGGLRIGWMRAPEELLGRLRSARYAVDLGSPVLEQLVFAELLADPQPRMAERRAELRDRRDALVGALRWYCPEWEFRVPSGGLSLWCKLPEPMSTRLAVTAANHGLQIAPGSRFGVHGGLERRLRLPFALPAEQIHDAVRRLSTAAAAVRGCDGSGLDLPVA; encoded by the coding sequence ATGAACGAGGCGCTCCCACCTGGTGGACGGGTATCTGGCACGCGACTGGCCGCCATGCTGGGTGTCTGGCGGAAAAGTGGCTCGCGGCAGGGCGCGGGCGACCTCGCCGCCGCGATCGAACTGCAGGTCCACGACGGTCAGCTCCCGCTCGGCACCCGGCTGCCCGCCGAGCGCGAGCTGGCCGACGCGCTCGGCGCCAGCCGCACCATGGTCGGGGCCGCTCTGGACCGGTTGCGGGCGAACGGCGTCGTAGCCAGCCGCCGCGGCTCCGGCTCGTGGATCACCTCGCCGCGCAGGACCGGGCTCGAAGCGGAACCGCTGGGGCGTGGGCTGATCGACTTCGTCCGGGCCGCCCCGCCCGCGGTCGCCGGGCTCATGCCGGCCGTGGACGCCGCGCGCCAGCTGCTCGCCGTCGAACTGCCCGAACACGGCTACTTCGACCAGGGCCTGCCCCTGCTGCGCGAACGCATCGCGGCGCGGTTCACCGCCCGCGGCCTGCCGACCACCCCGGCCGAGGTGATGATCACCAACGGCGCCCATCACGCGTTCGTGCTGGCCCTGCGCATGCTCGCCGGGCCGGGAGACCGGGTGCTGGTCGAGCAGCCGACCTACCCGAACGCGCTGGAGGCGATCCGCGGGGTGCACGCCACCGCGGTGCCGGTCGCGCTCGGCGACCACGGCTGGGACCTCGACGGCATGGAGGCGGTGCTGCGCCAGGCGTCACCCCGGCTGGCGTACCTCGTCGTCGACTTCCAGAACCCGACCGGGCACCGGCTCGACGCGGCCGGGCGCGAGCGGCTCGGCACGTTGCTGACCCGGGCCCGCACCCCGGCGGTGATCGACGAAACCCTGGTGGAACTGGACCTCGAAGGCGATCCGCTCGACGGCCCGCCGCCACTGGGCCGGTTCGCGCCGGACTGGACGATCACCATCGGCTCGGCGTCCAAATCGCACTGGGGCGGGCTGCGGATCGGCTGGATGCGGGCGCCCGAGGAACTGCTCGGGCGGCTGCGGTCGGCCCGGTACGCCGTCGACCTCGGTTCGCCGGTGCTGGAACAACTGGTCTTCGCGGAACTGCTCGCCGACCCGCAGCCGCGAATGGCCGAGCGCCGCGCGGAACTGCGGGACCGGCGGGACGCGCTCGTCGGGGCGCTGCGGTGGTACTGCCCGGAGTGGGAGTTCCGCGTGCCCTCCGGCGGGCTTTCCCTGTGGTGCAAGCTGCCCGAGCCGATGAGCACCCGGCTCGCGGTCACCGCGGCGAACCACGGCCTGCAGATCGCGCCCGGCTCGCGGTTCGGCGTGCACGGCGGCCTGGAGCGGCGGCTGCGGCTGCCGTTCGCGCTGCCCGCCGAGCAGATCCACGACGCCGTGCGCCGGCTGAGCACCGCGGCGGCCGCGGTCCGCGGCTGCGACGGCTCCGGCCTGGACCTGCCGGTCGCCTGA
- a CDS encoding DUF998 domain-containing protein: protein MGNPGARKIAATDAITAARTRRWVVIAGAAIGWALFTLIILHSVSGRNPVTDTLSSYAHSERGGGMLEASLLSLAVGAVAVLGALRATGMRLGLTTHILFGATALGLTLAAFFPATLDSGGDVASGVVHQYASLIAFLCLPGIGMSLRERVELDQSRILLNRICVVYAGGLFLFGLSYITRDIPPLEWINALVPVGFAQRITFGTGFALLGALTLAASRSAKTIS, encoded by the coding sequence ATGGGGAATCCAGGGGCGAGAAAAATCGCCGCGACCGACGCGATCACCGCCGCCAGAACGCGGCGCTGGGTGGTCATCGCGGGCGCGGCGATCGGGTGGGCGTTGTTCACCCTGATCATTCTGCACAGCGTCAGCGGCCGGAATCCGGTGACGGACACGCTGAGCAGTTACGCGCATTCGGAGCGCGGGGGCGGAATGCTGGAAGCCTCACTGCTTTCCCTCGCGGTCGGGGCGGTCGCCGTGCTCGGTGCCCTGCGCGCCACCGGGATGCGACTGGGCCTGACCACGCACATCCTGTTCGGCGCCACCGCGCTCGGGCTCACCCTCGCCGCCTTCTTCCCGGCCACCCTGGATTCCGGCGGCGACGTCGCTTCCGGCGTGGTGCACCAATACGCGAGCCTGATCGCGTTCCTGTGCCTCCCCGGTATCGGAATGTCCTTGCGGGAACGCGTGGAACTCGACCAGTCCCGGATTCTGCTCAACCGGATCTGCGTGGTCTACGCCGGTGGGCTGTTCCTGTTCGGTCTCAGCTACATCACCCGGGACATCCCGCCGCTGGAGTGGATCAACGCGCTGGTGCCGGTCGGTTTCGCCCAGCGGATCACCTTCGGCACCGGATTCGCGTTGCTCGGCGCGTTGACGCTCGCCGCTTCCCGTTCGGCGAAAACGATCAGCTGA